The segment GCAACAATTAATTTTTGATTTTTCTTTTCTAGATAGCCTAGATAGATAAATACACAGATACCAATGATGATGACAATCAAGCTAGTCATTTGAGCAGATTTTAAGCCTAATGTTAAGTTTACATAGTCACCGCGCAAAAATTCAAGGAAGAATCTAGCCGTAGAATAGAGAATCGCATAAAGCACGAATACTTGACCTTTAGCATGTTTAAAGGAGCTAAATAATAGGAGGGCTACAAAGATAAGAATGTCGATTTGACCTTCCCAGATTTCGGCTGGCCATAATGGTTGATTGCCGTAGGTGCGATGTGCTAACGTGCTTTCAGGGTAGAGAATGCCAAAATTACCGCCCGTAGGATGACCAAAGGCATCGCCATTTAAGAGATTTGCCATACGGCCTACAGATTGTGCCAAAATCAATGCTGGTGCAAATAAATCGGCAAAAGCCCAGAAATCGATATTATTTTTACGTAAGTACCAATAGCCTGCAATGGTGCCAA is part of the Veillonella nakazawae genome and harbors:
- the lgt gene encoding prolipoprotein diacylglyceryl transferase, with the translated sequence MHQYLFFIGDFPIRAYGAMLALAIICGASVAYVLLKKDGRGWHEHIIDFSITVAVAGLIGARLWDVFFFDWQYYGNHLLEIPFVWQGGMAIQGGVVLGTIAGYWYLRKNNIDFWAFADLFAPALILAQSVGRMANLLNGDAFGHPTGGNFGILYPESTLAHRTYGNQPLWPAEIWEGQIDILIFVALLLFSSFKHAKGQVFVLYAILYSTARFFLEFLRGDYVNLTLGLKSAQMTSLIVIIIGICVFIYLGYLEKKNQKLIVATEPTVKTKKRK